One Helicoverpa zea isolate HzStark_Cry1AcR chromosome 30, ilHelZeax1.1, whole genome shotgun sequence genomic window, TagttttaaagttaatttatgaaatattgGCGAGTATTGCACTctcatcatttttttattatcccCCGATACCTTGACGCAGATGAAGCTGATCATGCCTTTGTCTttctgaaatgtaaataaaacatgtctGCATTATATAGATAGGACTAGCAggattaggtacttaattaaggGTTCCAAATGCGTACCTATAGCCTTTCTTAATAATTCGCCTattactatataaaaaaaaaacgaattgaaCCAACAAGCTCTTCAGCTTATTACCTACTAGCGTTGACACGGACCTGTTGTCTCCTAGGAGACCGTGGGAAGAAAAGCCACCagaaactcaccgcccacagacggTGCTCGGGTGCAGCCTATAGTGGCCGGGAGTTATCtggcgacacccggcgcccgtggtgtctacctggtcctgcgcagaaggaggcgacggcatcccattccctctcgccccggaccatggcttgaaccagtcACCGCTGCCTATTGCCGCCAAGAGGACACGGCTGTGCTCTTCTATGTTCCACTATGTCCTCCAGGCTCCCCAATGCTGTCATAGACACTAGCGCCAATCTATCAGACTTGTATCGTAATGTGGACTCTAACTTTTTGCATGTATCTATGGTCACTTaccggtaaaaaaatattccacttGTCTTGCCCTTCTGGGAACCAGGAAGCCCTATCGTATATTACTTTAGATATTCCCCAATTTGGATCACCTGTACAATGTAAAGCAAACTAATattacaatcatcatcatcttggcagtcgttacgggtagtcagaagccagtaagtctgacaaacagtGGTATTTacttgtccgggtaactgggttgaggaggtcagataggcagtcgcttcttgtaaagcactggtactcagctgcatccggttagactggaagccgaccccaaggtagttgggaaaagactcgggagatggACCATCATCTGCCCAGCATTTTCTCAAAAATCGAAATCGCTCTGTGGGTTTTATGAATCTTTCACAAGGTTCTTAAAACCCTTTTTAATGAGACTTTTCCGTGCTTAGGAGAGctcgttaatgtcggtcctatGATCTGTCACcggtcggattgccgtcctatcgcgctatgagagtgaaggaatagtgagtgcacctgtgtacaagcaaatgtgcgtgcactataatatgttctgggcagctggctgatctccttagagagaacagccgccgtagccgccTGCGAATTGGTTCTGGACgccatcattattatttttgtcacgaTTTACCGaacttactttttatttgtaaataaataaataaatattttaaatatgttatgtaaatataatagtattgtatgctaatATTACTTACCAAACTGAAAATCACAGTGTTCCTCTATTCTAAAAGCAGATGAAGCGACGAATATGAaactaagtataaataaaaaatatcccgCCATATTTGTGctcaatattatgaaaaataacaCATACACAAAATGAATTCATCCTACGATAATACACCGATATTTAAAGTCTCGAATGCGGAAAATCGATTATCACCAACAGAAAATCGGTTATAGATATAATCCGTGCATTTACATGCAAGTGAAGGAATTAGTGactttttaacaaaaaacttattattaaaCCAATTAAGAATTAATGGATTTAATTGTTCATTTTCTAGTAAGGTTGTCTTAGATTAATCGATTCGTCACAAGAGTAATTTCATGGATTCTCATCACCATCAGACTATTAATACTGCTTCAtacgcaaataaaaaataaacatttaagaggacgaattggaatttttggcgccaaggatgtcaatttttctcagtaaatacaaaacggatcaaaatacaacttggttacctgaaagttcatgatataagccttattttgttagttgtagaaacatgattaggtaacttttataacagagaaaaatatatcaaacatacctctttttaaaaagagattcacatattatgggcaaacgggaccgatttaagcctcttaacttaaaaaagtcgtggtggcctagtgggtaaagaaccaacctcttaggtatgggttcgattccgggtcaggcaagtacaaatggaacttttcaaagtttgaatgtactttctaagtatatcttagacaccaatggcacCAATGGCTCTAGATAAAGGTgaatgaaggaaaacatcttgaggaaaccaggacttttattttatttttcatttttaggaAAATTTACAGCTAGGTAATACaatagttaattattataagtaagaTATCGCCAATTACAAGTTGTCACAAGTAACATGAACAGTAGTAAGCTACTTAACAATACAAACCTAAatttatacaatttaaaaaattaaaaaaattatacaattaaatGCATGCTAGTTACTACTGAACATGATTAAAGAAGTAATCACACAGAGTCTTTTTAAGTTTAACAATACTAGTGTTACAAAGATCGATATCGACTTCCTCGCAGGTCGAATTATATGCACGACGCTTATCAGATAAGAGTTTTGTCTATACGTGGTTTTAGCCGCATGTGTGTCTAGAAGATGAAATCTGCGTAGGAATGCAGAAGGCACACGCAGTCCTATCTTGTTCACCAGTTCCGGAGTGTCAGCCAATCCATTCATTCATAACCTTAAACAGGAATACTAAGTCTGCAATATTTCTACGTTCGAAAAGTGGTAGGATATGGTTTAGGATAATTtggtaaataaacttttgtacGAAACTGAACATACCTTAGGAATTTTCTTTGAATGCTCTCTAAACGatcaatgtaaatattatagttaGAGTTCCACACTTGAGagatacaatattttgatagtCTTGATGCTCTTAAACTCTGATGAGATTCTGAGGCTAAAACCTAATGctttatagtctgaaatcaccaacccgcattgagcaagtgtggtgattaacgctcaatccttctccgtgtgagaggaggcctgtgcccagcagtgggacgataaaaaggctgtaacagtaacagcacACTGCTgcacttatgtacctactttcatTCAAATTCATATTGTAAATGCGATTGAGTTAACgtcatggaggaaggaaagacaGAGGAGCCATAAGGACGgtggtcaggcgccttcttgtaggtcaagcaatgtACTGTAGACTGCACATCACCACTAACTAACTGTCGTGCACCTTAACTCagtagtaataagtacgattttcctataaacctgttaccactgacctgaagttggcTGTACGGttggcgtgatcagttactgtCAGTCAggtactagaactaacgagaagTTCGGGTCCCTTGTCAGATCAAATCCAATCTGCCCAAGTTGACTTGATTGATTGGTTGAgtgattgattttattttgaaaatactggGCGGGTCGTAGAAGACGTGTAatggcggagctagtaacgtacCTAGTCCCCAAAACCGTTGGGAGCTATTTTGAGTTAtgacatctttttttttaacgacgtcaaaaatcatcaaatgacccctcccgctgtgggttagcaacggtgaggaagtgtcagactcatactgactaaaaaccgtcgtgttccgtcgtaggcattttatgtaccagggccgcggtaactcgcgcgaacaatcccgcagcaccgGCAGGCCTTGGgattgctgacatctctttgaggagcgcgtttaacaacgcgcgccgccgacacgggtctgttgtctatctagacatgagcgatgagccacccgaactcaccgcccacaggcTCGATGATATCTCCGTTAGTTATTTTGTCCTCCATGGCATTCATGTACTTACATCATAATTCATATTGTAAATGCGTATGTGTTTATTGTACTGCATGTTTATTTGTAACATTTCACGCTAATATATTTAGTTTACTCATGGTACgaatcatctatactaatataataatgatgaaacattttgtttgtttgtttgattgtgaaaaaatctttcactgttgcaaagctaCTCTCTTCTAGAGTAAAATTAGTTAAATTTTTTCCGGGACGGGCAGacgttcccacgggacgcgggtgaaaccgtagaaaaacggctagtatttacctaatatcttcatcatcatcatcatctcaggcatagcacgtccactgctgaacataggcctcccccttagatctccacagatacctaaTATCTTAAAGCTGAAGAATTGATTTGCTTTGTTTGCTTGGTCACGCTAATCTTAGCAACCATCGCTCTGATTTTaagaattatttcagtgttagaaaaTCCATTTACCGAAGGAGGCTACAGGCTACtctttatcccggtacgggcagtaggaAGGaagcgggcaaaagctagtagctACCTATCTCATCATTCCCCTAgccctttttccaactatgttggggtcagctttcagtctaaccggatatagctgagtaccagtgctttacaaggagcgactgccctatctgaccccctcaacccagttacccgggcaacccaataccccttggttggactggtgtcagacttactggcttctgactacaggcaacgactgccaaggatgttcaatgacagccaggacctacagtttaacgtgccatccgaaacacagtcattggtgtctaagatatacttagaaagtacatacaaacttagaaaagttgcattggtacttgcctgacctggaatcgaacccgcgccctcatacttgagaggttagttctttgcccactaggccaccacgatttagtaggtacctatctgtgATTAAATAGTAAAATTGCACTTTTAATACACTATAAATGAAAATGGgcatcaaattaatatttaattaaatcgcTTAGAACTATAAACTAAAATGTTTTgagtattattttaatgttcgtTTGAAAACTGAAATATGAAGTATATTGTTCCTGTACTAGTAggtaaatatgaattttatttaataaaatcttcCGAAAGTGGTTTCACGcacgtcccgagggaactacttcctgtacatgaatgataaaaaattacaaaataatttaaagaaaaaagagtAAAGATTTGAGACATAAACGCTCCACgctttatttcattaaactaaatgtccgaattatttagtaatttttaaagcgtgtttttttatttttttaaactattatttttattttatacttttttcgtATTCCGACAGcaaaccctttcatttgatacccatatcatgGGGGTTGATTTGTAATAGCCAATCCGCCATCTTGGGGATATATTCCATATTGGTTTATTAGTGACGTTTTTAGCTATATAGTCATGTATTGCCATCAGAACTCCAAGCGAGTGCAAAACACCCTAATCGGAGACcaggaagtgggtcaaattaagattccgagattttcttacatacatagttactaGTGAAGCTAAATAAGtgttttaaaaagaatatataaaattctgatatttactgaaattatacctattacTTACTGGCATCAATCCAATGCCCATCTTTTTTAGcatgaaaaagttttaaataaacccTCATATACCTTCGCAttcaaaatattagttttttcaCATAAACTAGGACTATCTGAGTCCCGCAGTGGTGCCtgctttttgagtttttttttttataaaaaactttacctacctacaatacattaatggcgtccacagcctgatttcggccacggcgcgCGGCACacccagctgcgcaggacatattatagtgcacgagcatttgcgcatacacaggtgcactccctattccttcactcccataacccgatgggacggcattccgacacgaccggagagagatcaggcgagATTCAGAACTTCCAAACTACGGGcttctttgtgaaagtttaagaaaacccacaaagcgatttcggcccgacccgggaatcgaacctgagacctcgagcaccactagaccaacgaggcagtaaccTACAAAATAGTTAAGCATCCACAAATGACAAATACCACTTCCAGGTCTTCTGACCTTCGAGGCAGCGCATTCCCacgtcttaaaaaaagatgcaGCGCCCCTTTCAGACGAGCCGACTTATCGCAAGAATTTACCATCCCAACGGAGATCCGGGTCAAATGAGGAGACGAATGGAAACTCTTTGGAGAGCGTCGTTCTAGCCATAGACACGGGAGTTAAGAAGTTCATGGAGGCTAAATCTAAGCCTGATGTTATCGATGGTATTGCGAAGAGTCTGGTTGATTTGGCTAAAAATAGTGTTGATACTAATTATAGGGCTAAAGGACAGGGGTATGATTTGAGTAAGTATTGTTGAGGGACGTGAGGGTAACACAAGATCCCTACAATAACAAAGAACATACTTTTTacttatacagggtgtgtcgttcacaatcacattaaatcctatcgcatatactttatgatattctatggcgaattgtaaaaatataacctaatccatttagggatttagccacaggagtcatttttagtttttataatttatagtctgttttttaatctcgtagactaaattgacacttgcaaaatgtcaaactttctaataattttgctagctctgtggtgcagtgttgtacttacgataccggttcgttgaatcgtaactttttatctataatagacgaatttaatattcattcaaagttttatatttaaaattcacgtacgtacacatggctgtacgacgtgctacaaactgccagggatatctgaccacgcaaagccatgcgtaatcatcaaggataagccgattatttcaggatgacttattgtaaaaagttacgattcaacgaactggtattgtaagtacaacactgcaccacagagctagcaaaattattagaaagtttgacattttgcaagtgtcaatttagtctacgagattaaaaaacagactataggcttaaaaatattttcaacaattgtatagtctgttttttaatctcgtagactaaattgacacttgcaaaatgtcaaactttctaataattttgctagctctgtggtgcagtgttgtacttacgataccggttcgttgaatcgtaactttttacaataagtcatcctgaaataatgggcttatccttgatgattacgcatggctttgcgtggtcagatatccctggcagtttgtagcacgtcgtacagccatgtgtacgtacgtgaattttaaatataaaactttgaatgaatattaaattcgtctattatagataaaaagttacgattcaacgaaccggtatcgtaagtacaacactgcaccacagagctagcaaaattattagaaagtttgacattttgcaagtgtcaatttagtctacgagattaaaaaacagactataacatcatgtgtaaagcagagataaagttaggactaTCGAATgatttgatcagttgacagctgtcagttttcaagggagaatttcagttgtttgtgatgactgacttttatatggtgttctaattttcgcacatttttattctatttactttgtttaaaaaaatcattttttattttcatgtatttttcttttttgtttgtgttaatcgacatttattaaccagtatattaacgcatttcatttaatgtgattatgaacgacacacccgatatacctaAGAAAGAATAATGGAATAGTTCCGGACTATGCTCGTTTGAAAATTTCCTAAAGAATTTAGGACCATTTTAAGATTATGTAACGgattttaggtaggtatgtcgGTATAActaaaattaagtacctacctattaaaattGGTGCAGTAGGTACGTAGTTTGCATAGTCGTGGTGGCATAGTGGGTAAAgaaacctctcgagtatgagggtgtgagttcgattccaggtcaggcaagtacctatgcaacttttctaagtttttatgtactttctaagtaaatcttagacaccaatggctgataaaaaggtgaagaaaaacatcttgaggaaacctcgACTTtagagtctgaaatcaccaacccgcattgagcaagcgtggtgattaacgctcaatccttctccgtgtgagaggaggcccgtGCCCAGCAGTGGCGATAAAAAATGCAGTGAAAGCCCAGCCAGACAGTTAAACACAGTTTctttagcatttataatataagcatTATTTATAAGGATAATTATACagatttttattgttaactttTTTCAGAGCCAGAGATAATTCACTTCAGAGCTAACAAACCTTCAGTCATGTTTGAACTTAATTCCAAGTCTATTATCAGCGTGTTGAAAGATCTCTTAAAATCGAAGACTGTACATAAGTATATGGACACGTTTTCAAAAGAAGCTGCTGTTATATACCGTACATTTAAACATGAAATGGATAAAGTGCAAAGAAGCAAGGCCAAGGAGCAATAATACTTGCTAAATGGTATTGACAATGAAGCCCCGTTAAAAGGGCtctgaaagtaaataaaaagtaaacataaataatcgaagttttttatttataataaaaaaacgacTTCCGACAATCTATGTAATTTCATGGCGAAAAAACTGCTATTCAgtttcaaaaaatatgttaaagttTGTTAAAGTACTGCCAGTTATGTATCCAACCCCCGAGTTTAGTGtaaaatttatttgatttaaatgatCAACTGCGTTGATGAGGAGTATTTTTCTGTTTGCAAAGAAACTGCTTTGGCActattttctttctttagtGAACCTATATAAACATATGGTttagaaaattacaaaactCTCGATATTAAGAGGACTATAATAGGAACTTTGGGAAATTGAAGTTATTTAGATGGTAACATTTAATTGACTGTCATTCTGTCATTAGTGTCATTTTGAAAATGAcatcatgtttatttatttacgtactgAATTTGTGAAATtgtaataaatgaatttataaaAGATCGTCGATTAAATATAGAAAGTAATAACTTCAGCATTATACAAGCTAAACGCCTAAAGCTCAAGGCTTTGAGTACAGGCCTCGATAAGAATCGACTAGgcctttttctatgcaaaaaACGAATCAGATTCCCGCGCATTGAATATCGACATTATTTCTCCAGATTTCGTCTCAAAACGTGtttcaattacaaaataaagtaaacaaatatataaaaacttaaatatgcGTTCCGCTTTCAACGGCCATATTGACGAAATACCATTTATACTCGTCGATAACTTCGAAAATGATCTGAACAAGAACGCGTATTTTCTTAGCCATTTTCATGGTGATCACGTTTTTGGGCTCGGTGAAGATCGCTTAAGGCATAGACTAAAGAGAAATAAAGCGTTTATTTACGCTTCTGAAGTCACTGTGGCGATTATAAAGAAGGAATGTCCATTGCTGTATCCATATTTGAAAGTTTTGGAgctaggtatgtattttttattacactaTTAATGTTGCAGTGGATTCTCGATAATTCAGTACCCCTAGCATACCACTGTTATGTGTTCTCCACAGTATTGGTGTACACACAAATATTATCAGAATAATAttcacaaataaaaagtagttaaTAAATTATCTAACAGGTAACTTGTTTGTAAGCACTATGAATACATTGTGTTATGTTCTGCACTCTTCTATTTAGAGTTTTATTACCcagttaaaattttatataacttatatactacttaaaaaaaaactattttaggaGGTTCCATTTTATTACTAAATAGCATTActggttataattttaataacaattagaAAATGAGTTATTTCACTGTGAAACTATTATTGGAAATTAAATCTTGCATTTACAAGATAATGATAGATTGAAATACTAACATATAAAACCTCTTTTCAGGCCGAAACACAATCTCAATAACATAcaatgaaaaagaaatattcCTAAACGTAATCACATTACCGGCCGGTCACTCTTTCGGCTCCACCATGTTCCTATTCCaacatgaaaacaaaaacattctaTACACCGGAGACTTCAGAATAACACGCAACAGCGTAGCCAAGTACACACATTTACATCACAACGGAGACCCAATTACGTTAGACGTGTTATACGTAGATACGACGTTTCAGAATATACCTACGTTCCCTAAAAGGTCAGATGTGGTTCGTAATGCGGCGGTCCATATCAAGAATTGGTTGAATCTAAGCAAAGAACACAGAGTTGTGTTGTTGACGTCTGCTGGCTATGGTTATGAAGCGGTCTGTAatgttatttttgaagaaaCTGGGATGAAGACCTATGTTGACGGTTTTCATTGGGATATTTATAGGTAAGAATTTTGACAACATACATGTTTCTTTGTAAATACTTGAAAACTAATAAATGACTATGAAGCTAatgaattgatttgaaaaattctttcactgttgtaaagctaaTCTGTCTGGGTCACAGTCACATATGGTGTATTTATCCCGATATGAGCAGCAGTCTCCTCCGGAGCCAgttaaatttttcaaatcagttcagtaccttcggtacaaacaaataaaaaatgtttcctttttactAATTAGTGTAGATTACTTCAAAATTTCACCAAAACCCTTTATTTGAGCGAAACAATTCCtcaaaatcttttatttgtttttattttgagcaaATCAGTTTTAAACAGCCCCACATCCTTTCAAGTTTATAATATGAGCCTACTATGATTATAactactaaaattaattatttcttccTTCCAGCCAATTCCCAAAAGAATTGTATGGTACCA contains:
- the LOC124644659 gene encoding protein artemis-like, giving the protein MRSAFNGHIDEIPFILVDNFENDLNKNAYFLSHFHGDHVFGLGEDRLRHRLKRNKAFIYASEVTVAIIKKECPLLYPYLKVLELGRNTISITYNEKEIFLNVITLPAGHSFGSTMFLFQHENKNILYTGDFRITRNSVAKYTHLHHNGDPITLDVLYVDTTFQNIPTFPKRSDVVRNAAVHIKNWLNLSKEHRVVLLTSAGYGYEAVCNVIFEETGMKTYVDGFHWDIYSQFPKELYGTTNDPQSPISLCTKYRHTKNSDPLELQVYFSALKWGDKQNLLEEYLTIKQNRIEVCFSTHCGRDELLHFINYFKPNKIVGFPNEFDKYNVVDFLNNDFDDEVENVKILPKKRRVMKKAERVGKRVKESVLNDVFEF